In the Muricauda sp. MAR_2010_75 genome, one interval contains:
- the mgtE gene encoding magnesium transporter: MTPFKLTDELLEDIRQLIADQKNSSLQSMMQEFHYADIAEIADELNVEEATYLIKLLDSEKTSDILAEMHEDIREAVLKNLTAKEIADELSELDTDDAADIINELPKELVQEVISEIEDRDHAKDIVDLLRYDDDSAGGLMAKELVKVNENWTVTTCVKEMRAQAENVTRVHSIYVVDDEGKLKGRLSLKDLLTTSAKTHIKDVYISKVDAVNVNEKGEEVAKIMSKYDLEAIPVVDEIGRLVGRITIDDIVDVIREEADRDYQMAAGISQGVEADDSIWELTRARLPWLILGLMGGLGAAAIMGGFEEMISKHAVLFFFTPLIAAMAGNVGVQSSAIIVQGLANDDLKGSVSNRLLKEMLLALLNGFILAILLMLFTWIWKGAFATALAISLSLVVVIVVAGLIGTFIPLFLHKRNIDPAIATGPFITTSNDIFGILIYFWIAKMILGI, from the coding sequence ATGACCCCGTTTAAACTTACAGACGAGCTTTTAGAAGACATCCGACAACTGATCGCTGATCAAAAGAACAGTAGTCTACAGTCGATGATGCAAGAATTCCACTATGCGGATATCGCAGAAATTGCGGACGAGCTCAATGTGGAGGAGGCCACCTATCTCATCAAACTTTTGGACAGTGAAAAGACTTCGGACATCCTGGCGGAAATGCACGAGGATATTCGGGAAGCCGTTCTGAAGAACCTCACCGCCAAAGAAATTGCAGATGAGCTGTCCGAATTGGATACCGATGATGCCGCAGACATCATCAACGAACTTCCAAAGGAACTCGTTCAGGAGGTTATATCCGAGATAGAGGATAGAGATCACGCCAAGGACATTGTGGACCTTTTGCGTTATGACGATGATTCGGCTGGGGGGCTCATGGCCAAGGAGTTGGTAAAGGTCAATGAAAATTGGACCGTGACCACCTGCGTCAAGGAGATGCGGGCCCAGGCCGAAAATGTGACCCGGGTCCACTCCATTTATGTGGTGGATGATGAGGGAAAGCTTAAAGGTAGGTTATCCTTAAAGGATTTGCTCACAACCTCTGCTAAAACACATATTAAAGATGTTTATATATCCAAGGTCGATGCCGTAAATGTCAACGAAAAAGGGGAAGAAGTAGCCAAGATCATGTCCAAATACGATTTGGAGGCCATTCCCGTTGTGGACGAAATTGGAAGATTGGTTGGCCGCATCACCATTGATGATATTGTGGACGTAATCCGTGAGGAAGCTGACAGGGATTATCAAATGGCGGCCGGTATCTCTCAAGGCGTGGAAGCCGATGACAGTATTTGGGAACTGACACGTGCCCGATTGCCTTGGCTCATATTGGGGTTAATGGGTGGACTAGGTGCCGCTGCCATAATGGGAGGATTTGAAGAAATGATTTCCAAGCATGCCGTCCTGTTTTTCTTCACCCCATTGATAGCCGCCATGGCCGGTAATGTAGGCGTGCAATCCAGTGCCATTATTGTTCAAGGACTTGCCAACGACGACCTTAAGGGAAGCGTAAGCAATCGTCTTTTAAAAGAAATGCTGTTGGCGCTCTTAAATGGATTTATTCTCGCCATTTTACTCATGTTGTTCACTTGGATTTGGAAAGGGGCTTTTGCCACAGCCCTGGCCATATCACTCTCCCTAGTGGTTGTCATCGTTGTCGCCGGGTTAATCGGCACATTTATCCCTTTGTTCCTTCATAAAAGAAACATTGATCCCGCCATTGCTACCGGTCCTTTTATAACCACCAGCAATGACATTTTTGGAATCTTAATTTATTTTTGGATTGCCAAAATGATTTTGGGGATATAA
- the rsmA gene encoding 16S rRNA (adenine(1518)-N(6)/adenine(1519)-N(6))-dimethyltransferase RsmA codes for MSKKNKRKLGNGKAGKAKNGQEDGTVKAKKHLGQHFLKDEAIAQKIADTLSMDGYSNVLEIGPGMGVLTKYLLMRGIDLVAMDLDEESIVYLNHSFPLEHPEIFKKTNGLNVIEADFLKFDLQELYGDEQFAITGNFPYNISSQIVFKMLEMRKQVPEFSGMFQKEVAQRICEGPGSKTYGILSVLVQAYYKAEYLFSVPPGVFNPPPKVDSGVLRLIRKKELNLPCDERLFFKVVKTAFNQRRKTLRNSLKTFNLSNNLKEDTIFDQRPEQLSVADFVTLTQKIADDPV; via the coding sequence GTGTCCAAAAAGAACAAAAGAAAGCTGGGTAACGGCAAAGCTGGAAAGGCTAAAAACGGACAGGAAGATGGTACTGTAAAAGCCAAGAAACACTTAGGCCAGCACTTTCTAAAAGACGAGGCCATTGCCCAAAAAATAGCCGACACCCTCTCCATGGACGGATATTCCAATGTCTTGGAAATTGGACCGGGCATGGGTGTGCTCACCAAATATCTGCTCATGAGGGGCATAGATTTGGTGGCCATGGACTTGGATGAGGAATCCATTGTGTACCTGAACCACAGTTTTCCCTTGGAACATCCTGAAATATTCAAAAAAACTAATGGCCTCAATGTCATTGAGGCGGATTTCCTAAAATTCGATTTACAGGAACTCTACGGAGATGAGCAATTTGCCATCACCGGAAACTTTCCTTATAACATTTCCAGTCAGATTGTCTTTAAAATGTTGGAAATGCGAAAACAGGTGCCAGAGTTTTCCGGAATGTTCCAAAAAGAGGTGGCCCAACGTATCTGTGAAGGCCCTGGAAGCAAAACGTATGGTATACTCTCCGTATTGGTTCAGGCGTATTATAAGGCTGAATATTTGTTCAGCGTTCCCCCCGGGGTATTCAACCCACCACCAAAGGTGGATTCTGGGGTACTACGGTTGATTCGGAAAAAAGAGCTCAACCTGCCCTGTGACGAACGCCTCTTCTTTAAAGTGGTGAAAACAGCGTTCAACCAACGGCGGAAGACCCTTCGCAATAGTCTTAAAACCTTCAATCTCTCCAATAATCTAAAAGAAGATACTATCTTTGACCAGCGCCCGGAACAGCTCAGTGTGGCAGATTTTGTAACGTTGACCCAAAAGATAGCCGATGACCCCGTTTAA
- a CDS encoding gamma-glutamylcyclotransferase family protein — MEYLFTYGTLQDLQVQEYIFGRILDGKSDFLFGFKRFENAVYGRYPLVLHTQNGEDKVEGMVYEVSMADLKKADIYETSAYKREKFHLESGVVAWVYIENSQ, encoded by the coding sequence TTGGAATATCTTTTTACCTACGGCACCTTACAGGATCTTCAGGTACAGGAGTATATTTTTGGACGCATTTTGGACGGAAAATCCGATTTTCTATTTGGCTTTAAGCGATTTGAAAATGCGGTGTATGGTCGTTACCCTTTGGTACTCCATACCCAAAATGGTGAAGATAAGGTGGAGGGCATGGTGTATGAAGTATCCATGGCAGACCTGAAAAAAGCCGATATCTACGAAACCAGCGCGTACAAACGGGAAAAATTCCATTTGGAATCTGGGGTTGTGGCCTGGGTCTATATCGAAAATTCCCAGTAA
- a CDS encoding DUF4286 family protein, producing MLIYNVTINIDESVHDEWLTWMRDKHIPDMLKTGRFSHAKMVKVLVEEEMGGVTYSIQYTTPDRKTLECYYQFDAERLREEAQNKFPNKFVAFRTELEVINQQIP from the coding sequence ATGCTCATTTACAACGTTACCATCAACATCGATGAAAGTGTCCATGATGAATGGCTTACATGGATGCGGGACAAACATATTCCTGATATGTTGAAAACGGGACGGTTCTCCCATGCTAAAATGGTCAAGGTTTTGGTCGAAGAAGAAATGGGAGGCGTCACCTATTCGATTCAGTATACCACGCCAGACCGAAAAACTTTGGAATGTTACTACCAGTTTGATGCTGAACGACTGCGGGAAGAAGCCCAAAACAAATTTCCCAATAAATTCGTGGCGTTCAGGACCGAACTTGAAGTCATCAATCAACAAATACCCTAA
- a CDS encoding tetratricopeptide repeat protein, with amino-acid sequence MRYFLFLISCLCLLTYSHAQEDFLAKQYFNDGDYEKAVIFYAKLVEQNPRRTDYSEGLVACYQQLERYEDAESFLLEKIDDPYAFPTFFIELGYNYTLQNQADRASEYYDKAIQKIDENPNYGYSVGYRFQKYALLDYAVKAYSKAMALKPELNYDFQLARIYGEQGDIEKMYQSYLNLIWQGRTSRSNVLRNIDDFISEDPADTNNILLRKVLLQNAQKNPDILWNELLSWLFVQQKQYNSAFSQEKAIFKRTDENTMDRLENLGEIALEDNDLENATAIFEYIVDNASEPRTKLNAQLNLIDIALLNPTEKTLDEVEKKFQDLEAEYGNQSRTLQLQIAYANFLTFKRERPEPAIALLKESLELPMNRMAVAYVKLALGDILVYDQKFNQALINFTQVQKSLKNDVLGQNARFKVAQTSFYKGDFDWALTQLKVLRGSTSQLIANDAMQLSLLISDNSLEDSTKTALKKYARADLMAYQNKKKEAIAVLEDILQNHKGEKIEDEALLKQAELLEAQKDYESAEFNYKKIVEFYSDGILADDAHFALGELYRNILNEPEKAKSHYEKIIYNYQDSYYFPQARKNFRRLRGDAIN; translated from the coding sequence TTGCGATACTTTTTATTTCTCATATCGTGCCTTTGCCTACTGACCTACTCCCATGCCCAGGAAGACTTTCTGGCCAAGCAGTACTTCAATGATGGGGATTATGAAAAAGCGGTGATCTTCTATGCAAAATTGGTGGAACAAAACCCAAGACGCACCGATTATTCCGAAGGACTGGTAGCCTGCTACCAACAATTGGAACGGTACGAAGATGCAGAGAGTTTCCTGCTGGAGAAAATTGACGACCCCTACGCTTTTCCCACGTTTTTTATTGAATTGGGCTATAATTACACGCTCCAAAACCAAGCGGACCGAGCTAGCGAATACTACGACAAGGCCATTCAAAAGATTGATGAAAACCCCAATTATGGATACAGTGTGGGTTATCGGTTTCAAAAATATGCCCTCCTCGATTATGCCGTGAAAGCCTATTCAAAAGCTATGGCATTGAAGCCTGAATTGAACTACGATTTTCAGTTGGCCCGAATTTATGGGGAACAGGGCGATATTGAAAAAATGTACCAGTCCTACCTGAATCTCATTTGGCAAGGTCGCACCTCTCGTTCCAACGTACTCCGAAATATCGACGATTTTATTTCCGAAGACCCGGCAGATACCAACAACATCTTACTCCGTAAAGTGCTGCTCCAAAATGCACAGAAAAACCCAGACATTCTTTGGAACGAATTGTTGAGTTGGCTCTTTGTTCAACAAAAACAATACAACAGTGCCTTCAGTCAAGAAAAGGCCATTTTTAAGCGGACCGATGAAAACACTATGGACCGCTTGGAGAATTTGGGTGAGATTGCCTTGGAGGACAATGACCTTGAAAATGCCACAGCCATTTTTGAATATATCGTTGACAATGCAAGCGAACCTAGAACCAAACTCAATGCCCAACTCAATCTCATTGATATTGCGTTGCTGAATCCTACAGAAAAGACATTGGATGAAGTGGAAAAAAAGTTTCAGGATTTGGAGGCTGAGTATGGAAACCAAAGTAGAACGCTTCAACTCCAGATTGCCTATGCCAATTTCCTCACGTTTAAAAGAGAGCGTCCAGAACCTGCTATTGCTTTGCTCAAGGAAAGTTTGGAACTCCCCATGAACCGCATGGCAGTGGCATATGTAAAGTTGGCTTTGGGCGATATTCTGGTGTACGACCAAAAATTCAATCAGGCGTTAATTAATTTCACGCAAGTACAAAAAAGCCTCAAAAATGATGTTTTGGGTCAAAATGCACGCTTTAAAGTGGCCCAAACCAGTTTTTACAAAGGTGATTTTGATTGGGCCCTTACCCAATTGAAGGTGCTCCGGGGTTCCACCTCACAGTTAATTGCCAACGATGCCATGCAGTTGAGCCTATTGATTTCGGATAACTCCTTGGAAGATTCCACAAAGACCGCATTAAAAAAATACGCCCGTGCCGACTTGATGGCCTATCAAAATAAAAAAAAGGAGGCCATTGCAGTTTTGGAAGACATTTTACAAAATCATAAAGGTGAGAAAATTGAGGATGAAGCTCTTTTAAAACAGGCAGAACTTTTGGAAGCTCAAAAGGATTATGAAAGCGCCGAATTCAACTATAAAAAAATTGTGGAGTTCTATTCGGATGGGATTTTGGCCGATGATGCCCATTTTGCCTTGGGCGAACTCTACCGAAATATCCTGAACGAGCCCGAAAAAGCCAAAAGTCATTACGAGAAGATCATCTACAACTACCAGGACAGTTATTACTTTCCCCAGGCACGTAAGAATTTTAGAAGGCTCCGCGGTGATGCCATTAATTGA
- the serS gene encoding serine--tRNA ligase: MLQLQTIRENKENIITALKKRNIDASPMLSKVIELDEKRRSIQTELDNTLAESNKLSKEIGILFKSGKAQEANALKEKTSGLKEASKQLGDDLNATTAALQEELYLIPNIPHESVPSGSTEEDNEEVFREGDVPTLTEKALPHWELAKKYDIIDFELGVKITGAGFPVYKGKGARLQRALIAYFLDKNTEAGYTEMQVPLMVNEASGYGTGQLPDKEGQMYHVQEDNLYLIPTAEVPVTNLHRDDILAESDFPIKYTGYTPCFRREAGSYGAHVRGLNRLHQFDKVEIVRMEHPNNSYQALDEMVEHVKNILRELKLPYRILRLCGGDLGFTSALTYDFEVFSTAQDRWLEISSVSNFETFQANRLKLRFKDENGKSQLAHTLNGSALALPRVVAGILENYQTDTDIKIPEVLVPYCGFDTID, translated from the coding sequence ATGCTTCAATTACAGACCATTAGGGAAAATAAGGAGAACATCATCACCGCTTTAAAAAAGCGAAATATCGATGCCTCCCCCATGCTATCAAAAGTCATTGAGTTGGATGAAAAAAGACGTTCCATCCAAACCGAACTGGACAATACCTTGGCCGAATCCAACAAACTTTCAAAAGAAATTGGTATACTTTTCAAATCTGGAAAAGCACAGGAAGCCAATGCTTTAAAGGAAAAAACCTCGGGATTGAAGGAAGCTTCAAAGCAATTGGGTGATGACCTAAATGCCACAACTGCCGCTTTGCAGGAAGAGTTGTACCTCATTCCCAACATTCCGCATGAGTCTGTCCCCTCCGGAAGCACTGAGGAGGACAACGAAGAAGTTTTTCGTGAAGGTGATGTCCCCACATTGACCGAAAAGGCATTGCCCCACTGGGAACTGGCCAAAAAATATGACATCATTGATTTTGAACTTGGGGTTAAAATCACAGGAGCAGGTTTCCCCGTTTACAAAGGAAAAGGCGCCCGTTTGCAGCGTGCGTTGATTGCTTATTTCTTGGACAAAAACACCGAAGCTGGCTACACCGAAATGCAGGTTCCGCTTATGGTGAATGAAGCATCTGGTTACGGAACGGGTCAATTACCAGACAAAGAAGGCCAAATGTACCATGTTCAGGAAGACAATCTGTATTTGATCCCCACTGCCGAAGTACCCGTGACCAACTTGCACCGAGACGATATTTTGGCCGAAAGTGATTTTCCCATCAAATATACCGGTTACACGCCTTGTTTTAGGAGGGAGGCTGGAAGTTACGGAGCCCATGTCCGTGGCCTGAACCGCTTGCACCAATTTGACAAGGTTGAGATTGTGCGCATGGAACACCCCAACAACTCTTACCAAGCTTTGGATGAGATGGTGGAGCACGTGAAAAATATTCTTCGTGAATTGAAATTGCCGTATCGTATTCTTCGGCTTTGTGGTGGTGATTTGGGCTTTACCTCTGCCCTAACTTATGATTTTGAGGTGTTTTCAACGGCCCAAGACCGATGGCTGGAAATCAGTTCTGTTTCCAATTTTGAAACCTTTCAAGCCAACCGATTAAAACTTCGTTTTAAGGATGAAAATGGGAAAAGTCAATTGGCACATACCTTAAACGGAAGCGCTTTGGCCTTGCCACGGGTTGTGGCAGGAATTTTGGAGAACTATCAAACCGATACCGACATCAAAATCCCCGAGGTTTTGGTTCCCTACTGCGGTTTTGATACGATTGACTAG
- a CDS encoding VOC family protein, with amino-acid sequence MIFEHFAVNVADAVSVVEWYTSNMGLKARVADKTPPFMTFLEDSTGRVVIEFYQRTDAPVTDFSKENSLSFHVAFVSQNAEQDKKRLVENGATFELEVNLEDGSHIVMLRDPWGMPLQLCQRANPF; translated from the coding sequence ATGATTTTTGAGCACTTTGCAGTGAATGTGGCTGATGCAGTTTCGGTTGTTGAATGGTATACGTCAAATATGGGTCTAAAGGCACGTGTGGCTGATAAAACCCCTCCTTTTATGACCTTTTTGGAAGATAGTACAGGGCGTGTGGTTATCGAGTTTTACCAACGCACCGATGCCCCAGTCACTGATTTTTCCAAAGAAAACTCATTGAGTTTCCACGTTGCTTTTGTATCCCAAAATGCTGAACAGGACAAAAAACGCTTGGTGGAAAATGGTGCAACTTTCGAGTTGGAGGTGAACTTGGAAGATGGAAGCCATATTGTGATGCTTCGTGATCCGTGGGGCATGCCCTTGCAATTGTGTCAAAGAGCCAATCCTTTTTAA
- a CDS encoding HTTM domain-containing protein, with amino-acid sequence MLNRFLFKKIDNAQLVVFRIFYGLLVSAECYGAIATGWVRRTLVEPQFTFSFIGFEWLQPLPGNGMYIYFAIMGTLGILITLGYKYRFSALAFAFMWAAVYLMQKTSYNNHYYLLMLLAFIMAFLPANRDASLDAKLNPNLRSHTMPNWVRWTIILQLFIVYTYASVAKLYGDWLDFSIIEILMNSKSDYFLVGELLQQKWVHKIIAFFGILFDLLIVPALLWKPTRKIAFGLAIFFHLFNSYVFRIGIFPYLSLAFTVFFFEPQTIRNIFLKTKNIVVEKVLTIPKNRNLILGILGIYFIIQLVLPLRHYAFKDDVLWTEEGHRLSWRMMLRSRSGTIRYRVINKETDKVNFIDLDDYLTKKQRRKVACYPDFAWQFAQRLKREYAKKGKDIQVFVTNKVKINSGEYYDFIDPKVDLASVPWKHFAHNDWILPSQSVDSTKTGD; translated from the coding sequence ATGCTGAATCGGTTTCTTTTTAAGAAGATAGACAACGCCCAACTTGTTGTTTTCCGGATTTTCTATGGGCTCTTGGTCAGTGCGGAATGTTATGGAGCCATCGCCACGGGATGGGTCCGCAGAACCCTTGTTGAGCCCCAGTTCACCTTTAGTTTTATAGGTTTTGAGTGGCTCCAGCCCTTACCCGGGAACGGCATGTACATTTATTTTGCCATTATGGGCACCTTGGGAATCTTAATAACCCTCGGCTATAAATACCGGTTCAGCGCACTTGCCTTTGCATTTATGTGGGCAGCGGTGTATCTGATGCAGAAAACCTCATACAACAACCACTACTATCTGTTAATGCTCCTCGCTTTCATCATGGCTTTTTTACCCGCAAACAGGGATGCTTCATTGGATGCCAAACTGAACCCAAATCTACGCTCTCATACCATGCCCAACTGGGTACGATGGACCATTATTCTGCAATTGTTCATTGTGTACACCTATGCCTCCGTGGCCAAATTGTATGGGGATTGGCTGGATTTCAGCATCATTGAAATCTTAATGAACAGCAAGAGCGATTATTTTTTGGTGGGAGAGCTGCTCCAACAGAAATGGGTGCACAAAATCATTGCTTTTTTCGGGATTTTATTTGATTTGCTCATTGTTCCCGCCCTACTTTGGAAACCAACACGAAAGATTGCCTTTGGTTTGGCCATATTCTTTCACCTGTTCAATAGCTACGTGTTTAGGATTGGGATTTTCCCATATCTATCCCTGGCATTTACCGTTTTCTTTTTTGAGCCACAAACGATTCGAAATATCTTTCTGAAAACCAAAAACATTGTGGTAGAAAAAGTCTTGACGATACCAAAGAACAGAAATCTGATCCTAGGGATTTTAGGGATTTATTTTATAATCCAACTGGTGCTTCCGTTGCGCCATTATGCTTTTAAAGATGATGTACTGTGGACCGAGGAAGGCCACAGATTGAGTTGGCGTATGATGCTCAGAAGTCGTTCGGGGACCATCCGCTACCGTGTCATCAACAAGGAAACCGATAAAGTCAATTTTATTGATTTGGACGACTATCTCACCAAAAAGCAACGGAGAAAAGTTGCCTGTTACCCCGATTTTGCATGGCAATTTGCCCAACGGTTAAAAAGGGAATATGCCAAAAAAGGCAAGGACATTCAGGTCTTTGTCACCAACAAGGTAAAAATAAACAGCGGTGAATACTACGATTTTATCGACCCAAAAGTAGACCTGGCCAGCGTCCCCTGGAAACACTTTGCCCACAATGACTGGATTTTGCCCAGTCAATCAGTAGATTCAACAAAAACCGGTGATTAA
- a CDS encoding bifunctional riboflavin kinase/FAD synthetase: METIQDISLFKHLTNQTVITIGTFDGVHMGHRKILERLINNAKNTGLKSTVLTFFPHPRMVLQKDTDIKLLNTIEEKTQIMEGLGLDYLVIHPFTKAFSRLSATDFVRDILVNSLKAKKIIIGYDHRFGRNRNANIQDLIAFGNALDFEVEEIPAQEIDDVSVSSTKIRNALMEGDVATANSYLSYAYMLTGTIKKGKGLGKQFGFPTANLHIPENYKLIPKNGAYVVKSTLNGKKYFGMMNIGFNPTVSGTEKSIEVNFFEFDGNLYDQKIQVKILHRIRDEHKFNSVEELREQLKKDKNFSLDLISK; encoded by the coding sequence GTGGAAACAATCCAAGACATTTCTCTTTTTAAGCATCTTACAAATCAAACCGTAATTACCATCGGTACTTTTGATGGTGTCCATATGGGCCATCGTAAGATATTGGAACGCCTCATAAATAATGCCAAAAACACCGGATTAAAATCCACGGTACTCACTTTTTTCCCCCATCCCAGGATGGTATTACAGAAAGATACGGACATAAAACTTTTGAATACCATTGAGGAAAAAACCCAGATCATGGAAGGTTTGGGGCTGGATTATTTGGTAATTCACCCATTTACCAAGGCATTTTCACGACTTTCAGCAACTGACTTCGTTCGCGATATTTTGGTCAATAGCCTCAAGGCCAAAAAGATTATTATTGGCTACGATCACAGGTTTGGACGCAACAGAAATGCCAATATCCAAGATCTCATCGCATTTGGAAATGCATTGGATTTTGAAGTGGAAGAAATCCCAGCACAGGAAATCGACGATGTCTCCGTGAGTTCCACCAAAATCAGAAATGCCCTTATGGAAGGCGATGTGGCAACGGCCAACAGCTACTTAAGTTATGCCTATATGCTCACCGGCACCATTAAAAAGGGGAAGGGCTTGGGCAAACAGTTTGGCTTTCCCACAGCAAACCTCCACATTCCAGAAAATTATAAGCTCATTCCAAAAAATGGAGCTTATGTGGTTAAAAGCACGCTTAATGGGAAGAAGTATTTTGGGATGATGAACATTGGGTTCAATCCAACGGTGTCCGGTACCGAAAAAAGCATAGAGGTCAATTTTTTTGAGTTTGATGGCAACCTTTACGACCAAAAAATACAGGTCAAGATCTTACACCGCATTCGCGATGAGCACAAGTTCAACTCTGTTGAAGAATTGCGGGAACAATTGAAAAAAGACAAGAATTTTTCGCTGGACCTAATCTCCAAATAG